The genomic window GGATTTAtcatacaataattataaatttttatgtttttgtgctttggaaaatctttttttgaaattacaaatttttaactctgcatttattagagaaaatattttgagtaacaagcaaaaatatacttACTGTCATTTCTGGATACGTTtcttgctaaaataaaataatgtatcaaGTCAGTCAAAGTTTAAGTTTGTTGCAAACccataaattaatcaaatgaaaaaaaaaataaaggaatttcaaatcaaattatgaaTGATGAGCGAAACTACATCGGTAACCATAATCTTGcctataatatttaaaccagTACTGCTATATGATATAGGCATTACAATTTTCACTCTTTCTATAAGACAATCACTACTAGCTTAATTGTattcctttttaaatgaatacaacACACTAGGTAacatttcattactaattttttcaaaaaaaaaagaaaaattatataattggaaaaattttatttcattgactTTTGTGCAATTTGCTTTAATGATAAGTTTACGCATATTCCACACGTAATTATTTAACaagtcatttatatttaacaaaataaactattcaaCACCACATTTAATATCtgagttcaattttttttcctttttctaatcattttctgtaaaaaaaaacaatctcaCCCCGCTGATTTGACTCTGCTCTTTAAAAACTTTCGGATCAAATTGATGTAAGGGCACTTAGAGTGTTATTTTAGCTATAAATTCTGTCTATCGATCTATTCTATctgtaaaattccttttatcgtgaaatccatttttactctaaaataatATCCCATAATgcttacagtaatatttagttGAATGGAGTGATTCAGTGttcttacaataattattacagtaaaaattacgttcTTTCAGATTCTTCGTTTATTAACATGTtcaggtaaaaatggattttgggGTAAGAAGTATCGGTACCCTGAATGGCAGTACTTTTTTACcgcaatttaaatttgatttttttttacagtgagcTTCCTCGctcaaattataaagaataactGTTTAGAACgctgagaaaataaatatggtcaaagctaccagaatatggtaaaatttacaatgtttctGCCTCTATGGGAGCACCAAAGGGCTcggtattttttattgaaacgctttggcaatgatttttggtgaaatgaacaataaaatattgttatataatataaacttaaCTTGGTAACACTTAGTAATTTTCTTAGGATACCTTACAGTTTCGGTTCATCGGAAAtttcgattttcaaaattagtccTTAAtcacacattttgtaaattatacaaAACTGAAGTAAATTTGATCAAATAAATGGCTTTAATGCCATTATGAAggattaaatgaataatttgaattaatggtttaaatgaatcgtttaataatataatataattatataatatattaataatggttttaataatttatataatatagaataattgtttttttaccagaaatttcgtTGCAGTAGAGTACggcaattttaccagaatttatttCTCCTTGAGGAACTACGGTAATACTATCAAtggtaaatgaattttaccCTAATTTGCCTCTCGACCACTGTGATTTttcttgttctatttttcattccttttttctCACGGCTTCTGTAGTTTTCCGTATTTGCTTCTTACCTTCATCTTTCTATTACTCTTCgacaactttaaattttttatttcaaatgatttttttagtttacattCACGTctaacaaatttagaaaatgggTGCCTAGTTTTAAgctcttgaaacatgtcgactgttatttcttaattatttatttcagaagtgaaagaagtttttaatcaggtaatacTACATCAATAGTGAGtatgaatcattttaatttaaatttaacaagtgCTGATTTAAAGAATTGAACATGATGTTATCataaatatcatttgaaataatttatatttaatgtccACCCCTAAGCGTGAGATCAATGCTATATTTTACTGTTACCCAACTATACTTACTTCGGCAGATACACCATAGCCTTCGTAACATGAATccatctgtaaaaaaaatacacatattttaatttctatgaaaaatatttgcttagaattgaaaattaataattttttccttttaaaaatatgcgtgtttaatttttctgttaaatatttaattttcaagatatttgaatcagattagaatttaaaaacaaagtatttaagCAGTGGTTTCTTATTTCATGAtaaataaacctaaaaaaaaatctatcactcctatacagttttttaaaaattttatatgatctGTCAGAAGTTTAATAGACaaaccaagaaaaaaatatttccgttCAAAAAGTGAATGTTTATATTGTACTTGAATCATAGTGAAATTAACTAAAATGTATTATGAGCAAAACCATTTTTCAATAATCCAGTCACAGTTATCTTGCTATCAAGTTAGTTTAATTTAgcatataaaattctaattaatttaagtgaaattttatgtataaccaaaacaattttgtttaataatgatgtttgcaaataaaatcaaaaatatgttgtaGATGTggattacattaaaatgtacttggaaaaagaaatttcgtaACTTCTACTGTAACTATACCAAGTTTTTGCAATAAAGCAACtatgtatgttttaataaagttatgagctttaaaataatgatctaaatatataaagatCCTTATGACCTAAACATATTGTGACaaagatgtaaaaatataaagctatGAAAATATAAAGCTATAGGttctaaatatattcaaaatctaatataaattaaattgcacaGCTTGGGAGTAGTAGAAGACAGAAGAGATTTATAagggaaatttgaaacattttgtatgttttgaatatgaaaaaaaaatctgaagaattTCGTACTTGTTCATATAGAGCTTCATCTTTACAAACTGACTTAGTAAATTCTTTAAGGTCATCGTTTGCTGATGGAGACATTCTcgaaaaacattcttttatagGGTCTGAAATCTAGaaaagtacaagaaaatattttatcaatcagatacattttttgaactacgatgtaaaaaattctcgttttttttaacagattttctGTGTATACTTGACGCGTAAAGCTGTTTTGTAATTAATCATGAACGGATTAAAACCGTCAGTTCAAATTCTAGTATTGGCCATGCGGTTTTACTTACTGTACAATAACTCTACcctttttcaaatcattttgagattattttgtcgattttctcaaattttttcagGAGGAATGACTTCATAGTTTTGAACGTCGTATAAATAAAGCtgcaatttcattttcttgCTTATTCCATTTCTATTCAAACTAAGAAACTAAAGACCTACCGAACCTCAAAAGACACGGTACTCGTCTACAAATTATTCGTTAttacgggttcgaatcccagcgtagACTAGTAATATAAATGCTGCTCTGAGTTCGCACTGACCATGACATAGttattttacagaatatttactaaaataacagagtttgtttgttgaaataacataacataacggctcaaaaataagcaccttgcCTTAAATGTCAGTACCTTTCTGCGCAATTTTATACTGATACACTATCTGATAGTCATTTTCTGTTAAGTTAGCgttagcagattttttttactgtgtagaTTAGAAGCAACTGACTTTCAATTATAaactccattttttttccaaacatccATATATGTAACATTtccattgaaaattttctattaggagtttattagcatttattacttattttaaaatattttttgaaatagatacatcgctttttcttctactttactcagaatgatttttttaaatattggtaaAGCTACATTAATGAGgttaaagaaattatacatttactTCTAATAACTTGcgtaaatttttaaacctcatttttattattatctttaagaTTGTTATCTTTAAGGTGAGGTGatgtaattagattttaaaataagcgaGCGTTGCTGAAACATGCATAGGAAATGAACCCTGATAAAATTAACAGCAGTTTTAAAAGTCTTAATATGCAAAAATGTATAAGAGAATGTAGACTATtctcaaaaagtaaaacaaaatgcaaattattactttttatgaaaactgcatttcaatgaattttttcattagtaaaTATGAACTATAAAACCTTTGCGCTGCACATAAAAAAGGGATATattaagagtaaatttaatttttttcatacttgaaaaatcataatggaaagTCATTTCTCTCCTTCCTACTCAGAAAATTCTTTCAACAAAGCGAAATGGTATATTTTAACTCTTTCTCTACAGTAacagatataatttatttatgaaaaaaacttggAATATTTTAAGCTTGGAGAAATAATTTAGACTTACTGCTTTTGGCTCCAATTCAAAGCAATTATATATGTCCTCCAACAATTCATCGTCATtgcctaaaaatttaaaacaaatactggaaacagacaattttttttttaatttaactaattctATAACAGCTTATAAATATACCGCTAAAGATATATTTTCTGACATGCATATCATACTTATGCCGCCAAGGGGCAAAATCCACTGACtacacttttgaaaaaaaaattagagaaatacaTCATTATACCAAATCTTCATCCTCAATATGAAAATACTCTTGTTTCACTGCTAATTAGAATTTAtctgaatatttcaatttatgttttgaaaagaacGCTAATTAACATGATATCACagtaaattataacaattttctaattttaaatattttgtctaaGCAGCAGTTTACATGTTTTGCATCATAcacaatcatttaaaaacattgataaacatttaaaagaatgtagtTCCCATGGTAGTAAATGTAGTTCCCATAATAGTAGTTCATAGTTGTTTTCCACACAATTCAGACCCCTATAAAATGATGAAGTCTATATGTTCTTTTATACTTCatttaagtggaaaaaaaatgcataaatatactTGTTCCGTATTGAGCCAACATCTTCTAGAAAGGAGAAGGGCTTTGCATGGATCACCATAGTCTGAAAGAACGAAGATAAGCTGTACAGTGAGGGTACTAAGAAAGATGTCATAACCTTCGGACTACTAGACTGTGCAGTAATTAATGTGCTACGTTAACACtgtttattataacaattttcccaattttattattctgtcTAAACAGCAGTTTGCATGTTTTGCATCACACACAAccattaaaaaacaagaaatatccttaaaaaattttgctgccAAGTAGTTCACAATAGTTTCCTATGCGAGTAACACAATCCGGATcccttaaaattatgaaatctatatgttcttttatatttcctttaagtgaaaaatatatataaatatacttctTCCGTATTGAACCAACACCTTCTAGAAGTGGGAAGGcctttgcaataaaaatttaatacattttatttgttgataaataCTTTTAGAGATGGGTTTACTTTTCCAGCGGAAATAGTTCACTTATTTCCTCAATAGATGGCAGCGCTGGTTAGCTCTGCTTATTATCGAATTCTTGTGAGTTTTAATGCTGTATAACATGATTTGCCTCCAGGCGGCACCACTATTATAAGTTTCAAATTGAATCACAATAgtgatatttatcttaaattttaattgtctttctaaatgaaatttttggttGAATTATGTGTATTtgagttcatttatttttaattagcattgttttatcatttttaaaagatattatttaatttgtgacTGCTTTTATCGTTGGACTATTTTTTTTGTGACGTTCACTGGTGTTGTGCTACTTTTAAAGGGAGGAAAAAGGTCAGTCTAAGATTCATTCGCTTTGCTGACACGAGGAAAAGGTGGTGGAAAATGGCTGAGAGAGTTGATGAGTAAAAGTGGGGAGCGAAGTTAGGCCAGGGCTGCTAAATTAGAATCTGATTGTCTTTCCAAGTCGATCCATTACTGAAAGTCGGCTGATCCACAGGTGCTAACTGCCATGCTAGAAAGAAACCTGAAAGGAGTTTTAATGTGCTGTCGATCAGAAACTGGAATGTTGAACTGTTCCACAAGTTCTGGCTGCAAAACCGGTGGGCGTTCAAGGGATTtgatttgaagtttaaaaactctaagtttgattttagaataattttaaaagaataatttacctttagtaattaattgcttttattagattttaagatactgtgccttttatttttaattgtttttactggATTTAgagatttactttaaatttttaattgcattttattgaaaatataattgcgTATTGCTGAATTTTAAACCTAAAGTAACTAATAATTTGTACATATGTGATATCTACGTAATAGCATTTGGAAATGATAtgagtttgtttttgtttggaaatatttagtatcaataaaattgtttgtaaatgtttaattttgcgAATAATTccttgattgattttttttcgaacCTGGATAACACTGTTGCCAAAGTTACTATATTGATCACTAGATAGCgtaaatctaaattttagagGAAACAGTACACTGATAGAACGAAGATAAACTGCGCAGTGAGGGTTTTAAGAAAGATGCCATAACCTTGGGACTACTAAACTGTGCTGTGGGGAAATTGGGAAAGTTTTTACAACATTTGGACTTTTCAAGGACAAGACATTCTTGCTTCTATGAGGTTTAGATTAAACACTTTAAGCTTATTCCATGAGAGGCATAATGAAACAAACAACTACAACTGTACTATGTTATCATGAATACATTATTctacttttaaacttaattagaagcaaataataattaaagctaTTCTGGGAAAAAGTTTATTCGCAGTTCTGCATTCAACTAAATCTTTCGTGAAAAAATTTAGCTTACTGCATAATGCTGCCTTCCACTCATCCCCTGCTTCATCTGCTGCTGCATAAATCCAGATGGAAAGAACAAGAATCAGACCCAAGtacttcattttgaattattctgCAAGACAttcattatagttaaaaaaaaaaaagtaataatttcattttgatagtCGAAAACTCCATTAAGAaggatttgaaaaattgaaaaaaaatttcattttattttatttatatttcttttcatggCCATGGTAGCTCAGTGGTTATACAATGGAC from Parasteatoda tepidariorum isolate YZ-2023 unplaced genomic scaffold, CAS_Ptep_4.0 HiC_scaffold_1282, whole genome shotgun sequence includes these protein-coding regions:
- the LOC107448006 gene encoding uncharacterized protein, whose product is MKYLGLILVLSIWIYAAADEAGDEWKAALCSNDDELLEDIYNCFELEPKAISDPIKECFSRMSPSANDDLKEFTKSVCKDEALYEQMDSCYEGYGVSAEQETYPEMTACYKALFEKHGLVKNAARWESKKQN